The nucleotide window GTCGGGATGACAGGGCGGCTCCGGTCGGCTGCGCTACGTCCGATCGGACGAGAGCGAAGGCCTGGCGGGGCGATCGGCCTGTTCGATCGGTGGCGGGTCGAGCACCGTGTCCGCGGGATCGGCCAGGGCTTCGCCCCGCTCCTGCGCGGCCAGCGCCTCGCGGCGGTCCCACTGGCTACGCGCCTCCTGCGGCTCCACGTACAGGACGCGCACGGCCACCACGATCACGGCCAGCAGCGGCGTGGCCACGAAGAGCGCCATCAGCCCGAACCCCAGCGCCAGCATCAGCTGCCACACCAGCAGCACGGCGGGGGGAATGTTCACCGCGCGCTGCTCCACCAGCGGAACCGTGATGGCGTTCTGCACCTGCTGGAGCAGGAAATAGAAGAGCGCCACGTACACCGCCGTCATGGGCGAGATGGTGAACGCCACCATCATGGCCGGCGCCGCGGCGATCGTCGGGCCGAAGTTGGGGATGAACTCCATCAGCGCGGCGAACGCCGCCAGGGCCAGGGCGCCGGGGATCTTGAAGAGCGTAAGCCCCACGTACGTCACCACGCCGATCAGCAGCATGGTGAGCGCCTTGCCGATCACCCACGAACGCAGGCTGCGTCCCGCCTCGTCGTAGATACGCGTCCACTGCGGCCGCGCCTCGGGCGAGACCAGCCCCAGCAGCAGCGAGCGGTACAGGTTGGGCTGCGCGGCGAAGAAGCTGGCCAGCACGATGATGGCGAACGAGCCCAGCACCGTGGTGATCATGTTGAACGCGAGCGGAACGAACCGCCCCACGAAGTCCGTGAACTGGCGGGTGACGTTCCGCGCCAGTTCCGAGTTGGGCCCCTGGCCCGTCTCTTCGCCCAGCCAGGTCTGGGCGTGCTCGACCGTCGCGGGAAGCTGAACCGCCAGCACGCGCATCTGGCTGACCACCTGCGGGATCATGGCCCACAGCAGCCCCACCATGCTGCCCACGAACAGAATCACCATCAGCACCAGGCCGATCCGGAACGGCAGGCCGTGCTTGGCCAGCCACCGCGCCGGCTGGTGGATGACGATGGCGATCAGGATGGCCAGCAGCACGACGAACACCGCGCCGTGCACCAGCCAGAAGAAGCGCCACAGGAACAGGAACAGCATTCCCATGACGAAGATCCGCGCGACGTCGGCGGACCTCCAGACTACTCGGCGGACCTGGGCTTCTGACATTCAGACGGCGGCGCGATGCGGTTGACTGGCCTGCTCGGGAAACGGACTTCGCCGGGTGGATGCACGATTCGGGCGTGGGCGCCGGAGCCGCCCCCCAAACGGCGCGAGGCCGCGTCCCCGATGGGACGCGGCCTCGCCTGCCGGTGTGGTGGGTCAGCTCGCGCCGCCGCCGCCACGCCCGCCGCGGGAGCCCCCGCCGCCGCCGCCGCCGCGGGCCGTCTTCGCCGCGCCGCCGCCCGATCCGCCCTTGCCGCCGATCCCCGTGGTGCCGCCACCCGGCGACCCTCCGGTGCTGCCGCCGGACGTGCCGCCCGAGGCGCCACCGCTGCGTGCGCCGGTTCCGCCCGACGTGCTGGCCGAAGCCGTGCCGCCGGTGCTCTTGCGCCCCTTGCTGCTGCCGCCCGCCGCGGCCGCCACCGCCGCACCCGCGGCCGCGCCCACCGCCGCGCCGGCCGCGGCACCCGCCGCGCGCCGCCGGCCGGAGGGCGTGCCCTCGCGGAAGTTCTTGCCGGCCGTGAACGAGATGGTGCTGCGCTCCGGGATCTGGATTTCCGCGCCGGTACGCGGGTTGCGGCCCGTGCGGGCGGCGCGCGTCTTCTTGCTGAACTTGCCGAACCCGGGGATGGAAACCTCGCCCAGCGAGTGCACCGCGCCCGAGATGGCGCCCTCGGCCGTGTCGAAGATGGCGTCTACCGCCCGCTGCGCCGCCGCCTTGCTCAACTGGGCCTTGTCCGCGACCTGATCGATGAACTGCGACTTGTTCATTGGGCCTCTCCACGAGTGGCTGTTGAGATAAGGCGCGGCCGCCCGGCCGCCCCGCGGACCCCTGATGCAAACCCGGTTCCACTTCCGGCGGCGCCATTGCTGGGCTTAAGCCCGGTGAGGGGCCAAAGTGCACGGGCCGCCGCGCGGGGCGGGGCGCCGGGAATCTTCGTCCACGGGCGCCAACTTCTTGTAGCGGAACACGTTAGACAAATTGGCCCACTTTCCCGCGAGAGTCCGCCCACGCGCAAAAACCCTGAAAACACGCCGCCGCGAGGAAACTTTCGGGAGTGCGCAACGTGGCGTCTGGGGTGCCCGGTGCTACCGCGGACCGCTGAACCCCTGCCGGAACGAGTCCACCACGCGGCGGGCCGCCTGCTGCGCGTTGGCGAAGGTTTCCCGGGCGCTGTCGCGGTAGCTGGCGGCGGCGGCGGACAGGTCCTGCGCGTACGCGGGCTCGGGTTCGCCGCGGCGCGTGTAGTCGCCCGCCACGATGCGCTCGTAGGCGCCGCTCTCGAACCACGTGCGCATTTCGGCCACGCGGATGACCGGCGCGGGATGCGTGAGCGCGAGCACGTTGAGCACCTTGAACACCTGGTCGGCCAGGTCGCCGGTTTCGCGGTACTCCTCGGCCTGGGCCAGGAAGTCGGCCAGGTTCACGTCATCGGACGCGCCGCCGGCGAACTTCAGCATGGTGCGCATGGCGGGCTGCGGATCCTGCACCGCCAGGATCCCCGCGCGGTCGCAGCTGAGCTCGGCCTTGCGGTGCCACTCCAGCAGCGCGGCCAGCACGGCCCGGGCGGCCAGCCCCACGATGGGAAAGCCCATCGTGGCCAGCTGGTACAGCACCGTCATCATGGTCAGGTACAGCGTGTGGCCGCTCATCACGTGGCCGATCTCGTGCCCCAGGATGAACCGCAGCTCGTCGTCGTCCAGCGCGTCGACCGTGGCCGAGGTGATGACGATGAACGGCTTCTGCATGCCGTACGCAAAGGCGTTGAAGGTTACGTCCTGGCGCACGTACAGCGGACAGGGCGCCGCGTCGAGGGCGCGGCAGGCTTCACCGTACAGCCGGTGCACCCGGCCGAACTGAGTGGGGCTCACGCGCACCGACGCGGAAAGAAAGGCCAGCCGCAGCGGCTTTTCGCCGAAGAAGCCGAACACCGCCCGCAGCACCTCGTCGAAGATGGGGATCTTGCGGAGCGCGTTCAGCGCGGCGCGGTCGGCCGGGTGCTCCCAGCTGCGCGGGTCGATGCCGGTGAGGATGCGGGTCTGGCGCGCCTCGGTCATGCGGGGCTCACAGGTGCGGATGCAGCGAAGCGGCGCGCCGGGGCGGCGCGCGGATGGACCTGCGTACGGACGGCGGGGCCGCGGGTTTCAGCAGGGAACCAAACGACAGGCGGGCGGGGTACGGAGTGCGTGTGCTTTCGCGCCACTATCGCGTTG belongs to Longimicrobium sp. and includes:
- a CDS encoding M48 family metallopeptidase, producing MTEARQTRILTGIDPRSWEHPADRAALNALRKIPIFDEVLRAVFGFFGEKPLRLAFLSASVRVSPTQFGRVHRLYGEACRALDAAPCPLYVRQDVTFNAFAYGMQKPFIVITSATVDALDDDELRFILGHEIGHVMSGHTLYLTMMTVLYQLATMGFPIVGLAARAVLAALLEWHRKAELSCDRAGILAVQDPQPAMRTMLKFAGGASDDVNLADFLAQAEEYRETGDLADQVFKVLNVLALTHPAPVIRVAEMRTWFESGAYERIVAGDYTRRGEPEPAYAQDLSAAAASYRDSARETFANAQQAARRVVDSFRQGFSGPR
- a CDS encoding AI-2E family transporter, which translates into the protein MGMLFLFLWRFFWLVHGAVFVVLLAILIAIVIHQPARWLAKHGLPFRIGLVLMVILFVGSMVGLLWAMIPQVVSQMRVLAVQLPATVEHAQTWLGEETGQGPNSELARNVTRQFTDFVGRFVPLAFNMITTVLGSFAIIVLASFFAAQPNLYRSLLLGLVSPEARPQWTRIYDEAGRSLRSWVIGKALTMLLIGVVTYVGLTLFKIPGALALAAFAALMEFIPNFGPTIAAAPAMMVAFTISPMTAVYVALFYFLLQQVQNAITVPLVEQRAVNIPPAVLLVWQLMLALGFGLMALFVATPLLAVIVVAVRVLYVEPQEARSQWDRREALAAQERGEALADPADTVLDPPPIEQADRPARPSLSSDRT